CGATGGGCGGCGGTTTCACCTGGGGTGCGGTGCTGCTTCGCTGGTAAGGTGAGACTGCGCAGCAGGCCCGCTTGACCCGAGGGGGCAAGGACAATACTCTTCCGCCACTTAACCATAGGCTTTCAATAGGAAATCGGTGAGGAGCGATGAGCGGTAAGACGGTGACACGCGCAGATTTGGCCGAATCGGTTTTCCGGAAGGTCGGCCTTTCCAGAACAGAATCCGCGGAGCTTGTCGAAACCGTGATCGACGAGATTTGCAACGCCATCGTGCGGGGCGAGAGCGTGAAGCTCTCCTCCTTCGCGACATTCCAGGTTCGTGACAAGAACGAGCGCATCGGGCGAAATCCGAAGACCGGCGAGGAAGTGCCGATCTCGCCGCGCCGCGTCATGACCTTCAAGGCGTCCAATGTTCTCAAGCAGCGGGTGCTGAAGGCCCATCTCGCGCGCAAGGCGAAGCAGAAGCCCGCTTCTCCCGCGTCCTGAGCGATTTTCCCGCCTGTTGCCGGGCATTAGCAATTTGAAACTTGAATATCGCCCGGCAACCCGCTGAAATGAATACGATTCGGCGGCACGCTTCTCGTGCGCCGACGTGAGCTTTCATCGAGGGTAGAATGGACAAGAGTCCGGACGCTTTCCGCACCATCAGCGAGGTCGCCGACGATCTCGACCTGCCGCAGCATGTGCTGCGTTTCTGGGAAACGCGCTTTACGCAGATCAAGCCGATGAAGCGCGGCGGCGGGCGGCGCTACTATCGCCCGGAAGACGTCGATCTCCTCAAGGGCATCCGCCACCTGCTCTACGACCACGGCTATACGATCAAGGGCGTGCAGAAGCTGCTCAAGGTCAATGGCAACAAGTTCGTCGCGGCGATCGCCAGCGGCGACCTTGCGACCGTCGAGGCGCTGGCGGCCGCCAGCCATGAGGAGCCGCCCCCGCCGAAGGCCGGCAGCGACGAGGACCAGATCGTCGGCCGCGCCAAGGCGCCGGCCAGCCGCCGCTTCTTCTCCTTCGTCGGCGGCGGCGAGGAGACACCGGAAATCTCGCTCGGCAAGACCAGCGTCGGCAAGGAGGACCGCGCCCTCCTGCAGGAGGCGCTCTACGATCTCCTGGAATGCAAGCGCCTGCTCGACCAGGTCCGCTGAACCGCGGAAATCCCCGAAAAGAAAAAGCCCCGCACTATGGCGGGGCAAAACAAGCGTCACGCTTGGCTCTGTGACGCGGGGGAGTTGCTCGCAAAATGACAAGCGAGCAGGAACAGTCTTAGACTTTGGTCTAATGGCCGGGAAGGTCTGATTTGACGAATCCGGTACGCTTGCGAAAAGAATCCTGTCTTGGAAGCGTCATGCGCTTGCCAAGCTCCGCCGTGAGGACGAAGGCCGCGTACCCGATGCAGGGACGCCGCCGTCCTCGGCAGGAAATTCGAATTGCCGATGACGAAACATCCCGAATTGGCAATTTTGGGCTTGCATCCAAATGCCCGAGACTATAGGGGTTTGCGCGGTCCGGAATGTAGCGCAGCCCGGTAGCGCACTTGACTGGGGGTCAAGGGGTCGTGGGTTCGAATCCCGCCATTCCGACCATTCTCTCCCCTCATAGATTGCATTTGAAGTTCCGCATGGAACTTTACGCGTCTCTTCGCGTTCTCTCGCCGCCGGCTTGTCGTGCCGGGGCTATCTGACGCTTGAGGAGGTTACGCATGGAAAATGCAGGCATCGGCTGGATCGCAGCCATCATCATCGGCGGCATTGCCGGCTGGCTCGCCGAAATGTTCATGAAGAGCAATATGGGCGTGCTGATGAACATTGTTCTCGGCATCGTCGGCGCGGCGGTCGCAAACATCCTGTTGGGGCTGATCGGCGTTTCGCTCGGCGGCTGGCTGGGCTATCTCGTCGCCGGCTTCATCGGCGCCTGCATTCTCATAGCGCTGGCAAGGGCCATCAGGCGATAGATTTGCCCGATGGACTATCGAGAGCCGTCTCTCCGGGAGGAGGGGCGGCTTTTCCTTTGAGCGCCTGCCGGGTGTAACGGCGCTCCAGCGCAAGGCAGCCCCATGTGACGCCGAGCAGCAGGTAGAAATGGCGCCAGTGGTCGGTGTCGATGACGAAGCCGATCCCGCTGTGGCCGAGCAGCGTGATGAAGGCGATCATCAGGTAGGGCTGCCATGGCCTGTCGCGCAACAGCGCCTTGAAGGCGGCCGAGAGCGTCCATCCGACCAGTGTCAGGTAGGTGATGAAGCCGAGCCAGCCATAGGTGGTGAGCGATTTCAGGTAGATGTTGTGCTCGTCCTCGGAGAACATCTTGCCGAAGCGCATCGGTCCGATGCCGAGCGGCTTTTCCATCGCCATCAGGAAGCCGATGCGGTGGCGCTCGAAGCGCCCGAGATGGCCGCCGTCATACTCCTGGACGAGCTGCGTGCGGCTGGAGAAGAGGCTCGAGACCTTGTCGAACTGCAGGGCGACGACGAGCGCGAGGATCATCAGGCCGGCGGCCGAGATGCTGAGGATGAGGATCTTCAGCCGGAAGGCCCCGGTGCGCTCCTTCAGCAGCATGATGAAGACGAGCGCCGCGACGGCGAAGAGATAAAGCCCCCAGGCCGCGCGCGAGAAGGACAGGAAGATGCCGAGCGCCAGGATGAGGACGCCGATCACCTTCAGCGGCGCGCCGAGGATGCGGCCGGCGAGAAGGCCGTGCATCAGGTAGAGCGAGGGGGCGACGAGGAAGGGGCCGAAGACGTTCGGGTCCTGGAAGGCGCCCTTGGCGCGGTCGTAGAGCGTGAAGGCCTCCGAGCCCGGGAAGGCATGGAAATAGCCGAGGATGCCGAGCATCGAGGTGATGAGGGCGCTCGCCACCCAGGCGCGGAAGATGAGCTGCAGCCGCGCCGGCTTCGCCTCGACGATAGCGGCGAAGAAGACGCTGGAAATGGCGAGGAACAGCGAGACGGCCATGTACATCGGCCCCTCGGAAAGATCGTCCATCACCGTCAGCGAGAGCATGCCGCCGATATTGAAGACCACGAGAAGGGCGAGAAGCGATCCGACGGTGCGCGAGATGCGCAGCCCCACGAGCGCCCAGAGGCCGATGAGCGCCGCCATGAAGACCTCATAGGGCGCCGGCTCGCTGATGACGAAGCCCGAAAGGAACACGCCCAGCGTCACCAGCCCCGAGCCGATAATGCCGACGGCCGCAAGCTGCGGCCGGAAGGAGGGGGCGTGGGGGAGGGCCGCGTCGCTCAATAGGCGTTTTCCGTGTTGAGCAGGCGGAAGGGCGTCAGGAACAGGATCTTCAGGTCGAGCCAGAGCGACCAGTTCTCGATGTAGTAGAGGTCGAATTCGGTGCGGAAGCGGATCTTGTCGTCATGGTCGATCTCGCCGCGCCAGCCGTTGATCTGCGCCCAGCCGGTCACGCCCGGCTTCACGCGGTGGCGGGCGAAATAGCTGTCGACGACATCGACATATTTGCGGTCGTGCGTCTGCGCCTCGACGGCATGCGGACGCGGACCGACGAGCGAAAGCTCGCCCTTCAGCACGTTGAAGAGCTGCGGCAGCTCGTCGATGGAGGACTTGCGCAGGAAGCGGCCGACACGGGTGACGCGCGGATCGCCCTTGGTGACGGCGGCGCGGGCGGACGGGTCCGAAAGATGCGTGTACATCGAGCGGAATTTGTAGACCTCGATGACCTCGTTGTTGAAGCCGTGGCGCTTCTGCTTGAAGAGGATCGGGCCGGGCGAGGAGAGCTTCACCGCGATGGCCGCGCCGATCAGCACCGGCCAGAGCAGGACGAGCGCGACGACGGAAAAGAAGATGTCGAAGATGCGCTTGGCGACATTGTCCCAGTCGGCGATCGGCTTGTCGAAGATGTCGAGCATCGGCACGGCGCCGATCTGCGAATAGCTGCGCGGGCGGAAGCGAAGGCCCCTCGCATGGGCGGCAAGGCGGATATCCACCGGCAGCACCCACAGCTTCTTGAGCAGCGACAGGATGCGCGTCTCGGCCGAGAGCGGCAGCGAGATGATCAGCATGTCGATGCGCGCGAGGCGGGCGAATTCGACGAGTTCGGCGACATTGCCGAGCTTGGGATAGCCGGCGATGATCGAGGGCGAGCGGCGCTCGTCGCGGTCGTCGAAGATGCCGCAGATGCGGATGTCGTTCTCCGGCTGGTATTCCAGCGAGCGGATGAGCTCCTTGGCCGGCTCGCCGCCGCCGACGATGACGGCGCGCCGCTCCATCGTGCCGTTGCGGGCCCAGCGGCGGATCGCATAGGCGATCACCTGCCGCTCGAACAGGAGATAGACGGCGCCCGTCGCGAACCAGGCGGCAAACCAGACGCGGGAATACTGGTCGCCCGTCTTGAAGAAGAAGAGGACGAGCGAAATGGAGGCGAAGGCCGCCGCCCAGGCGGCGAGGATGCGCGGCGTCATGCGCAAGGGCGAGCGGAGCGCCGGCACCTGATAGGCATCGGCGAGTTGCAGGAGGAGGACCCCGATGGCCGCGCCCCCCACCAGCACGGCGGCATAGAGCACCGTGATCTCGAAGCCGTCATAGAGCGCATGGATGAAGTAGCCGAGGGCAAGCAGTGCGCCGAATTCGCAAAGGCGCAGCAGCCCGGTGATCATGGCCGGCGAATAGCTGTCGTCGCGGAACTGTTCGGCGATCTGGCGAGCAAGCTGATTGAGCTCGACGCCCTTTTCCTCCGCGCCGCCGGCAGCCGGGCCGGACGCATTTCCCCGGCTTTCGGAGAGCCTGCGTCTCAAACCTTCCGGATCGAAGGATTCGGGCTTCTCGACATGGTTCATGGCATGCACCTTTGGGGCTTTGTGCCGGAAATAGCACGAAGCCCCTAAGAAACGTTTACGGCAGGGCTTCCGCCGACGTTTCGGCAAGCCGCCGGCCGCCGGCCTGGCGGGCAAGAATGTCCCGGTAAAGGGCAAGGATCGAGCCGGACATGGCCGAGGCCGAGAAGGTTTCCTTGAAGGCCGCGGGCTCCGGCATGACCTTGCGCAGCCAGCCGGGATCGCCGATCGCCTGGGCCATCGCCGCCGCCAGGGACTGGGCGTCGCCCGGCTCGGTGAGCGCGATGCTGTCGCGGCCGAGCACTTCCGGTATGCCGCCGACACGGCTTGCGATGACCGGCTTCTGGGCGGCGAGCGCTTCCAGCACGATATAGGGCATCGCCTCGGCGCGTGACGGCACGACCACGTTGCGGGTGAGGGCGAAGGCCTCGCGCGCCTTCATGGCGGGCATCATGACGATGCGCCGGCCGAGGCCGAGCTGCAGCATCATCTGCTTGTATTTTTCCCTGTCCGGCCCGTCGCCGATCATCAGCGCGGAGAGCGGCCGGCCTGCGATGCGCTCGGCCCGCGCGAAGGCGTCGACGAAGACGTCCGGGCCCTTCAGGTCGCGCAGCATGCCGATATAGAGGAAATCCACCGCATCCTCGCGGGGATAGACCCGCTCGAAATCGCGGTCGTGGATGCCGTTGTAGATGCGCGCCGTCTGGATGCGCGGGCGGCCGACGCGGGCGGTATAGGCGTCCTTCTCGTAGTCGCAGACGAAGGCGATGGCATCGCCGAAGGGTTCGAGAAGCCGTTCGGCGGTGAGCACCGCGAGCCCCGTCGCCGAGCGCCGGGTATAGTGCAGGCTGCCGCCATGCGGCGTATAGAGGCGGGCTACGCGATACCTGTTGACCCGCAGGATCGAGCCGATGAGCCGGGCGATGGCGCCACCCTTGGCGCCATGCCCATGCAGGACATCCGGCTGCAAACCTTTTATTTCACGATAACTGTCCCGGATGGCGCCGAGGTCGCGCAGATTGACCGACCGGCTGATCGGCATGCGGACGAGGCCGAGCGAGAGATGGGGGCGGATCTCGTCGAAGAGCTTGTCCTCGAAAGAGCCGCCGGTAAGGCTGTCGCAGATGATGCCGACCTCATGGCCCGCCCGCGTGTGGTATTCCGCAAGGTCGCGCACATGGCGGAAGATTCCGCCGACGGGAGACCTGAAACAATGAATGATGCGCAGGGGCCCATCGTCCGCCATGAGAATCAGAACAGTCGTTCGCGCACATAGATCGTATCGCCGGCCAGCACCGGATCGGAGATGGAAACCCTTCCGGTGACGATCTTGCCGTTGATCTTGCGGGTCACGTCGACGTCGCGCTGGTTGGCGCGCGGCGAGAAGCCGCCGGCGACCGCGATGGCGTTCTGGATCGTCATGCCGGCGACGTAGCTGTACTGACCCGCCTGGCCGACCTCGCCCATGAGATAGATGGAGCGGTAGCGATCAACCTCGATGGAAACGTCCGGATCGCGCAGATATCCCTGGCGGAGCTTCGCCGCGATGATGCTTTCCAGTTCCTGGATGGTCTGGCCGCGCGCCGGCACGGCGCCGATGAGCGGGAAGGCCACGTAACCGGCCTGGTCGACCGTATAGGTATTGCTGAGGCCGGTCTGCTCGAAGACGGTGATGCGCAGCCGGTCGCCGCTGTCGAGGCGATAGGGCTGGATCGTCGCCTCGTGGAAGGCCTTGGGGGCGGGGCGATAGCTGCTGCAGCCCGAAACGGCCGGCACGATGAGCGCCAGCGCGAGCAGGATGCCCTTGTTGATCGTAGCGACACGCATTTCGCAGTTCCGTCCCAAATCAGATGTGAGGCCCCGTTATCGTTCCGTTAGGGTTAACGGCTGGTAAAGGCCGCGCGCCTGTCGGTAGCAAAGGCCGTTTTTTCCGGAGAAACGAACAACGCGGGGTAGGGGAAGCGCCGGAAGATTAACTCTTGCGTTACCATGTTTGTTTACCGTGCAGCCAAATCGTCGGGTTTGGAGTTTGTTATGTCGGGCGTTCACGAGAGCCAGCAGGATGTCGATATCGACCTTGGCGGTCTGTTCGGCGCGATCTGGCGCAACCGTATGCGCGTGCTGCTGGCGACCGTCGCCTGCGCGGGCATCGCCTTTGCCGGTGCGAGCCTGATCACGCCCAAATACAAGAGCGAGGCGCGCCTCCTCATCGAAACGCGCGAGCCCGCCTTCACGACGGGGCAGGATCGTGCGCAGGGCGGCGAGCAGCCGGCCTTCGACGAGGCGGGCATCGCCAGCCAGGTGCAGCTCCTCCAGTCGGCCGACCTCATCAAGCAGGTCGCGCGCAACATGAAGCTCTATGAGCTGGAGGAATTCGACACGACGGCGAAGCCCTCGGCGGTTTCCGACGTGCTGGTGCTTCTCGGCCTTCGCAAGAACCCGCTCGACCTGCCGCCGGAAGAGCGCGTCCTCAAGGAATTCACCGAGAAGCTGACCGTCTATCAGGTGGAGCGCTCGCGCGTCATCGCCATCGAGTTCGCCTCGAAGGACCCACGCCTTGCCGCCGAGATCCCCAACGAAATGGCGAAGGTCTATCTCTCCCTGCAGAGCGGCGCCAAGCTCGACACCAATTCCGAGGCGACGCGCTGGCTGGAGCCGGAAATCGCCAACCTGCGCGAGAAGGTGCGCGAGGCCGAGCAGAAGGTCGCCGAATACCGCTCGCAGTCCGATCTCCTGCCGACGGGCGACAATTCGACCTTCGCGGTGCGCCAGTTGAACGACATCTCCACCGAGCTTGCCCGCGTGCGCGGCGAGCGCGCCAATGCCGAGGCACGGGCCGAAAGCGTGCGTGCCGTTCTGAAGAGCGGCGGGTCGCCGGATACGCTTTCCGACGTCGTCGGCTCGCAGATGATCCAGAGGCTCAAGGAGAGCGAGGCGCAGATCCAGGGGCAGATCTCCGATCTTTCGACTTCGCTACTGGAGGGACATCCCCGGTTGAAGGGCCTGCGCTCGCAGCTTTCCGGTATCCGCACGCAGATCAAGGCGGAAACGCAGAAGATCCTGTCGAGCCTCGAAAACGAGGCGAAGACGGCGGAGTTGCGCGAAACCCAGCTCACGCAGCAGCTCAACAAGCTGAAGGCCGATACCGCCCGCGCCGGCGAGGACGAGGTCGGCCTCAAGGCGCTGGAGCGCGAGGCTGCCGCGCAACGCCAGCTTCTCGAGACCTATCTTGCGCGCTACCGCGAGGCGACCTCGCGCACGAGCAACAACGCGACCCCGGCAGATGCCCGCATCATCTCGGCGGCCGTCGAGCCGACGGAGGTTTCCTTCCCGAAGGTGGTTCCGATCACCGTCGTGGGTGGCGTCGCCGGCTTCGCGCTGAGCTCCATCATCATCCTGCTTGCCGAGCTCTTCAGCGGCCGCGCCCTGAAGCCGACCGCCGCCGCTGCTGCCGCGACGTCCCGGCGCCGCGAGGAGGAAGAAGTGGTTGTGGAGACGCCGGAGCCCGCCGAAACCGTGGAAGAGCCGGTCGTTCATGCGGACCGTGAGGCCTTCCGGGAGCCCGTCGTGCCGGCCCGTTCGCTGCTCTCGGACATGGAACCGGAAGACGAGGACGAGGGCGAGGAGGAGCCGGAGGTTGCGGAAATCGCCGCCGTGGAAGCGGAGGATGACGAGGATTATTCCATCGCCGCCGTCGCCGACTATCTGGTCGAGAACGAAATCCCGGTCGCCATCTCCGTCTCGCCGTCCGGCGACCGCGGCTCGGCGGCCACCGTCATGCTCGCCCGCCGCATCGCGCAGGAAAACCGCAAGACGCTGATCATCGACCTGACGGGGTCGGCCTGCCCGACCCGGCTGATGGCGCAATCGCAGTTCCTGCCCGGCATCACCGATCTTCTCGTCGGCGATGCCGCCTTCGGCGACATCATCCACGGCGACCGGCTTTCCGACGCCCATATCATCCCGCGCGGCAATGCCAATACCAGGCGCGCCATGCGCGGCATCGACCGTCTCGCGATGGTGGTCGATTCGCTGTCCGACGCCTATGACACGGTGATCGTGGAATGCGGGGCGGCCGAGGTGGAGGGCGTGCGCCGCCTGACGCGTGACCAGCAGATGGATATCATCCTCTCCCTTCCCGGCGCCGACGAGGACGAGGTCGTCGACCTGCTCACCGCCTTCGGCGATGCGGGCTACAGCGAGATCGTGCTGATGACGGGCGAGGCGAAGGAACCCCCCGGTCACCCGGGCCGCCGGGCCGCCTAATCGGCGGCGGTAGCGGATCCGGCAGGCTCCGCCTTGCCGAAGCGAAGGCGCTGCACGAGGGAATAGACCTGCGGGTTCTGCTTGATGAGCCGCTTGGTGGCGGCCTTGGCGCGGTGCAGGGTCGCCGCGGCCCTGCCGGCGAGCGTCACCGGCCAGAAAAGATCGTGCTGCGCCGTCTCGATCGGGCACCAGGAGCGCTTGTAGAGCTGGTCACCGATGCCGAAATCGAAAAGCCGCACGCCTTCGCCGCACAGTTTCTCGATGGCGATATGGAACAGGAAGTCGCCGGGGCTGGCATCCGCCGCCACGCTGTCGTCGATCGAGCCGAACTGGCAGATCACGTGATCGCCCTTGCGCGAAAGGCCCGTGATGGCCGCGACATGTCCCTCATGCTCGCCCTTGAGGCGTAGGGCGTGGAGCTGGAGGAGATGATTGCCGCCAGCCGCGGGGGCCGAGGCGAGGGCGCGGAAGAAGCTGCGCGTGCGCTCCTCGCGGAAGACATCCGGCAGGCCCATCGCCTCGAATCGCGCCGCCTTCTGGCGGAAGAACAGGTCGAGCAGCGCGAGCGCGTCCTCGCCCGGCTCGGCGATGACATGGTCGTAGCCGCCTGTCGCGGTGAGGCGCCGCTCGGAGTTGCGCGCCCGCTTGCGGCGGCGCTTGGCGTTGATCTGCTCCAGCGTCCGTTCGAAGCTGTCGAACACCGCGAGCTGGAACGCCGCATTCTGGTTGATCACCGAGGGAAGGGCGGCGAAGGGGCTGGCGCGGCCGCGCCATTCCAGCGGCATCTTCTCGAGAAGCAGCAGGTCGCAGGTGCGGGCAAGCTGGCCGCGCATGTCCTCGAGGGCGCGCAGGAGCTGCCGGGGCGAGGAGGTCTCGCGGAATGCCTCGCTGTAAAGGCCGGTATTGATATTGCTGAAATCGGTGGCGATCATCCGGGCGGTGCGCAGCGGCCCCTGGCGCACGACCTCCAGCGGCAGGATGAATTGCGTGCTTCCGCCGCGAAGGCCTTCGATGATCAATAAGTCATGGCCGTGGGTCTCCACCCAGGCCTGGCACCAGTCGTAGCTCTGGTGGAGGGAGAGGCCGTTTTCCGCTTCGAGCGCGCGCCACGCCGCCTCCAGCGGCTCCATGCGGTCGTGCAGGCGAAGCGTGAGCGGCAGGCCCGCATGCAGCACGTCGCCGGCTCCCTCCGCAAGGAGGGCCGCGGGTTCATGCCCGGACGCCTTGATCTGCAGTTGCATCGCCCTCGACCCTTGCCTTGGCCACGCGGCCGCATTGCCGCGCCTTGAGGCTACGCGCAAGGCGTGCGAAAAAGGTTTAAGCCCGCTCCGTGCCGGCGAAATCGGCGGGTGCGGTTATCGATTCCCTAATTCGGCGGGCCCTGTGGCCTATTCGTCGTGCGGCTTTGCCGGCTTTTCCATCCACTTGATGATGAGCATGGCGGGCAGGATCCACAAAAGCCCGGTTACGGCGAAATAGAGAAGGTGGATGTACCACGGCGACTGACCGAGCGTCGCCGAGGCGACGGTCGTCGCGACCAGGGCATAGAAGAGCACGAGGATGATGATCAGGATCGTGCCGATCAGTTTTCTGAGGCGAGGGGGCATTTTCGGTCTTTCAAAAACGGGGGCGGCGGGGCGCGACGGCATGCCGCAAAGGTTCGGGCCTTGTTTTGCACGGGCTGGTCGGGCAAATCAACGCTGGAACCAGTCCAGCCAATGCGCCCGCGCGGTTTTGCGCCAGCGCTTGCTTGAAAAATCCTAAGCGGCAGCCATGCTGCCGTTCAACAGGAGCCGACAGAATGAACGCCACGACCGTCAACGCCTATCGAAGCGGCCATGACAGCGACCGGATCGACCGCAACCGCCGCCAGGTGCGCCGCTGGCTCGCCGTCGTGCTGGTCGCGCTCGCCGTCCTCGTCCTCGTCGGTGGCGCGACGCGGCTGACCGGCTCGGGCCTTTCCATTACCGAATGGAAGCCGATCCACGGCGCCATCCCTCCGCTCACCGCTGCCGAATGGCAGGAGGAGTTCGAGCTCTACAAGCGCATCCCGCAATATGAGCAGATCAACAAGGGCATGACGGTCGACGAGTTCAAGTCGATCTTCTGGTGGGAATGGGCACACCGGCTGATCGCGCGCTCCATCGGCTTCATCTTCGCCGTGCCGCTCGTCTTCTTCTGGTTCACGGGACGCATTGAGAAGCGGCTGCGCTGGCCGCTCACCGGCCTTCTGGCGCTCGGCGGCTTCCAGGGCTTCATCGGCTGGTGGATGGTCTCCTCCGGCCTTGCCGAACGGGTTTCGGTCAGCCAGTACCGGCTGGCGACGCACCTCACCATCGCCTGTCTCATCTTCGCGCTGACGATGTGGATCATGCGCGCGCTCGCGCCGCATAGCGAGGATGCGCCGCCGACCGCCGGCGCGCGCCGGATGGCCGGCATCATCGCCTGCATGGCGATCTTCCAGATCTATCTCGGCGCACTCGTCGCCGGCCTTCATGCGGGCCTCACCTACAATACATGGCCCTTGATGGACGGCGCGCTGGTGCCGGGCGGCCTCTTCGTGCAGCAGCCCTGGTGGATCAACCTCTTCGAAAACCCGAAGACCGTGCAGTTCGTCCACCGCCTCGGCGCCTATGTGCTCTTCGCGCTTGCCCTGATCCATCTGGTCTCGTCGCTGCGCGCCGCACCGGAAACGACGCATGCGCGCCGCGCGCTGCTGCTGTTCGGCCTCGTCTGTCTGCAGGCGACGATCGGCATCCTCACGCTGGTCTGGCAGGTCCCGCTCGTATGGGCGCTCGCCCACCAGGGCGGCGCGCTGATCGTGCTCGGCTTCGCCATCGCGCATTGGCGCGGGTTCTATGGGGAATTTCCCCGCGAGATCGCGGACGACTGATCCCGCTCAGGCCTGCCCGAGAACGTTGCGGACGGCGGCGGCGACGGCGAGTTCGTTGTCGCGCTCCTCTTCGCTGCCGTCCTC
The Shinella zoogloeoides DNA segment above includes these coding regions:
- a CDS encoding COX15/CtaA family protein is translated as MNATTVNAYRSGHDSDRIDRNRRQVRRWLAVVLVALAVLVLVGGATRLTGSGLSITEWKPIHGAIPPLTAAEWQEEFELYKRIPQYEQINKGMTVDEFKSIFWWEWAHRLIARSIGFIFAVPLVFFWFTGRIEKRLRWPLTGLLALGGFQGFIGWWMVSSGLAERVSVSQYRLATHLTIACLIFALTMWIMRALAPHSEDAPPTAGARRMAGIIACMAIFQIYLGALVAGLHAGLTYNTWPLMDGALVPGGLFVQQPWWINLFENPKTVQFVHRLGAYVLFALALIHLVSSLRAAPETTHARRALLLFGLVCLQATIGILTLVWQVPLVWALAHQGGALIVLGFAIAHWRGFYGEFPREIADD